The sequence below is a genomic window from Polaromonas naphthalenivorans CJ2.
AAGTCTCGCCAGCAGAGAATGCGCTTCATCGCATGCGGCTGTCAATTTTTGATGCGCAGGATGCAATTTGCGAGTGCCTTAAATCTGGCTCGAACGTTGCATTTGATTCTCATGCCGGCTTGTTTCCAAAAGTGGCTGCTCTTTTGAAAGCTACTTTTACCAACTCAAGTCAACAATAACAGTCATGGGCTGATTTGCTGCTTTTCAAATTTACATATTCAGGACAGAAAGAAAACGATGTACGAATGGAATTTGATCACACTATGGGCCATCCGAAAAATTACGTGGAGAACTGTTGTGTTCGCTTTGCGATCACGGCCTCCTGCAGTGTGTGGCCGGGGGGGCTCTTACGTTGTTGATCCAGAACTTGACTATTGATCCGGCCCTCGGAAGTTTGAACACTCTTGGCGCGTTGCCGGAGGAGGCCTGTTGTGACAATTTAAACTTCCAAGGGCCGGATCAATAAGTGCGCGACAAGCTCCGTCCTCCCAGGCGTGGCGGGGTCACTAGCGCCACTCAAACCCCTTTCGAGAGGTTTTCTGATGTGTCTCTATGGACGCATTAGAAAGCCTCTGGTTTGGCCCTTTTTTAACAACCTGTAATGGGTAATTAAAAAAGCTGCCCCCATTTCGAATGCGGGCAGCTTTCTAAAGCTTGCAAGCGTGAATTTTAGAAAGCCTGTGCAGCTTGCCCCGTCGGCAACTCTGGCCTGATTGCCGCAGTTTCCCGCACAATTTCGATGATGTCCTGAACTGTCGCGCAAAGCGCATCGATACCATTGGCGCCGTTATCAAGCTCAAGCAGCCGTAGGCTGTCGATGCGCTTGCGCACTGCGTCAATAACGGAGGGCAAGTCGCTATCGCGCATGCTGGTTAATCCCGGAGTCCACAGCCGTTTTGCCTCAGCCGCCCGGTGGTTTAACCGTGCTTCACGCACTTCCTCGGGGCAGTTGACATGAACCACCAACGAGTCTGGTGGCAGCATGGCAACATGCTCTGGCTTGGCCGGAAAACCGTCAATCACAACGGGAGTGATTTGGCGGTGCTTGCCGATCTCGAACAGTATTGCGTCTATCAGCCTCTGACTCATGAGTTCGCCAGTGCGATACATAGCCAATTCGACAAAAAGCCGCAATGACATGTTGTTCGGCCGTTTCCCGGCTCTTGCCAGTCTGCCAGCGTCACCCATGCTCAAGTGAGTCCAGCCGTGCTTGCGTCTCAAGTGGTGACCCAGGGTGGATTTTCCGCTACCGTGCAGACCTGCCAGAAAAGTAACGGGATGCAGAATTAACATTGCAAGCTATGCGTGGTGAATGCTGAGATTAAAAATGGAGTTTGAATTTCCGAAGCCGCCGCACTCCGTCACATGGGCCTGGGACTTGACGATTTGAAGTTCTTGTTGCGATTGTTTGATCTTGCGAATGAAACGCGCCAGGAACTCCTGATTTTCAGGATTGCTAATCGTTTCAAGGACTTCGACGCATTCTCTAAGGCAATCAACCGCATCGCCAAATTTCTCGTGCGCGAGCGTTTGGGAAAGTTTGTGCGGAAGGTTGCGGCTTTTGTTTTCTGAAGGGAAAGAAAGTAGTGTCATCGCGAGTGCTCCTTTAGATGAACATATGTGCTTGATGCACGGGATTGGACAAGACCGTTATTTGGGTTTCGACAGTGAATGAACTCTATCTACATCATCGAAAAACTTGCTCTTTAACTGGGTAGGCTGGCTCTGGAATTCGATCCAACTCAAAAAAGCCAGACCAGCAAGCAAACAGACTTTGACTGTCTGCTTGACAAGAGTGGCTGTACGCTTCATGGATGGCGCTTGTGTCATTACTGCCAAGCTTGCGAACTATTCAATTTGCTTTGTTGAGAATCTGTCTAGCGTGACCGTGTCGTCTTGGATATTTTTCATGGACACTTTTTTGTTCACGCGCGCAACCAGATCGACGCTGATGGGCTCCTCGTCGGCGCCTTGATTCAATGCATCATTGATTGGGCCTTTCAAGGCCAAAGCATTCACATCTGCGTTTATTTCGGGACCGTACCCAAGCGGAAGCGGAGTCGGATAAGTCACCGATTCACGGGCAGCCATGGCCTGGCTCGAAGCGGGTTCTTGCGAGGCAACCGGAGCTAATGTTGCATTCGGTCGAGCTGACTGTAGCGATGGTTTTGTCGGTTCAAGAGCTTGTCCATCCAAGGCTGCTATCAGTGCAGGCCAGTGAATCTGGCTAGAACGAAACCCGACATACATGCTGCTCGCAACTACCGAGCAAAACATGAAAGCCCAAAATGTTTTTTGCACATACGTTGGCTTTTCAACATAAGCCATAGGCCCATTAGGGGGTATGTCGTAGTCACGCCAAAACACGTCCTCGACGGTGCCTGCAGGCATCGAAGGCTTGATTTTTTTGAGTTTGACGACCCGTGCTCGACCTATGCCGAAACGGGGAAAAATAGGATTGATACGTTTTGCGGCCACTCACATATTGGGCGCTACTATTTTTTACATTTCTTTCTGAAAACTATCAAAAAAAGAGCGTAATTTCAAATTTATGGCTCTTTGCTAGCTTTTTTTTGGGGTTTTTTTTAGGTCGTCCCAGACTTGGAGGCGGCCTAATTAGGCCGCCTCGCCTGGTTTGCAGCTGCCTATATCCAAGTCTTAAGTTGTGGCGAGTTTCGAAAAAACTCTCTTGATTTCGAATGTAGGGACAAACAGCTATTTATTCGGCATGAATTTGAGCCAGATAGTTTTCAAAATCAGAGCACCACAACTTAATGCGAAAGAATTTTTATGAGTGAACTCAGTAACAGCCATGATCTGGGTACATCCAGCCCCAGTGGCGCACCGCTGACCGAAACCGAGGTGGCACTGCTTGAGATCGATGAAGCGGCGCGCATAGCCTTCAAAAGTGTGGAGGATGAACAAAACGAGGCTTTGGGTGCGGCGCCGGCCCAGGCTGCACTTGCAGACAGTTATGTTGCACGCCCGCGCGTTGATTTTTCGACACTGACCGACGAACAGAAGAAAGACCGGATCAAGGTTTTTACAAAGCGCGCTGCCTCTCAGCGTGATAGGGGCCGGGCTGAACTTGAGCGTGTCTATGCCGGCGCGATGTCGGTGAAGATGAATGTGTCCTGGAACGATTTGACGGTGGCTTCGTCGTGCGAACGCTTTTTGGGTATGTGCGATCTATCCCCCTACACAATTGGCCGGCGTGGCCCGTCAGTTCTGGGCAGCAAGGCAACCACAACGGTTCTTGAACAATTTTCAGCCTTGGTCGAAAAGTATTACGAAGCGGGCATGCTTGCTAAACGCGGCGCCCAAGCTTTGTTCGATGCAGAACGCGACCATGTTTTTGGTGATGACGAATGGGTTACGCCGGAATACACCACAGCGGCGTTTGCGATGGTCATTCATGCCAAAAACCGCAGTACCGCACGCATTGTTGCCGGCATGGCGGCATGGGACGAGGCGATTCGCCTGGCCAGCGTCCTGGAATGGAATGGAAAAATCGAAACCTCGAAAATTTCAGACCTGCGCGAGCAGGAGCGAAAAGGGATGTACTCGATTTTTTCCTTTGCACGTCGCTCGCTGATTGGTCTCTACAAGGGCACGCTCAAGGTGGAAGCTACCAAGCCTGCGAAAGAGTTGGGTGCGCCAGCTGAAGCAGTACCGGCCGCTGCTGATACCGAACTGACGACTGCGTAATCCTTTTTCGGATTGCGCTCAACGAAAAAGCGTAGCCCTCGGCTGCGCTTTTTTTATTTCGATTTGGCTTTACAAGTAACTTTTAGGCGCATCCATGCCCGACTATTTCAGCGATCTGAATGAAGGTCAATTCCAGGCGGCAAGCTGCGAAACGCACTGCTTGACTATTGCAGCGCCTGGCTCTGGCAAGACCAAAATGCTGTCTGCAAAGGCGTCATACCTCTTGTCACAAAACAAGACGGTTACGGCTGTCACCTTTACCCGCGATTCGGCCCTTGAGCTGCGTGACCGGATCGTCAAACAGGCCGGCATCGATGTGATGTCGCGGTTGCTGGTGGGCACCTTTCACAGCATTGATCTGCTGATGGCCTTCCCCGGCAAGGCGAAATCGGCCATGGGTTCCAAAATACTCAGGCACTCCCGCTCGTCGCTGTCGCAAAGCTGGGTCATCGTCAAGGAAGGCAATCGGCGCAGTGCCGTGGCGCGTGCCTTTGACGCTGCCGCCGTGCCGGGGCTCGAACTCGATGATGCCACCGCGCTGATTGAAGGCATCAAGTCGGGCCAGGTAGCGCCCAAGTGCTATGAAGAAGAGCTGCTGGTTAAAACGTACACCGATGTGCTTGAACGCCATGGCGTGATCGACTTCCAGGATATTTTGCTCAAGACCAATGAAGGGATCAAGGATGGAAGGATCTCGACGCTCAGGACGGACTACCTCCTGCTCGACGAGTACCAGGATACCGACTTGCCTCAGCTTACCTGGACCATGCACCATGCCAAAACCGGCTCCATCATCACCGCAGTAGGGGACGATGACCAAAGTATTTACGGTTTCCGAAGGGCGCTCGGATTCGGCGGCATGCTCAGCTTCGAGAATGATTTGCGCGCTACCCGTGTCGTCCTGGGGCTGAACTACCGTTCACACAGCGAAGTGCTGGAGCCGTCAGCCAAGCTGATTGCGGTCAACTTGAACCGCATGGACAAGGCTTTGGTGTCCAACAAGGGGCCGGGCGGCGCCACGGCATGGGAGCGGTTTGCCTCGCGCAAGCTTGAGGCCATCGCGTGCGCCCAAACCATCAAAACGTCCCTTGAGGAAAAGCAAAGCGTCGGCGTGCTGGCACGAACCAATAAACGCCTTGATGAGATCGAAACGCAATGCATCGCCTTGGAGATACCCTACAGCCGCTCAGCCGGTGGTTCAGTGCTGAAGACGCGGGAAATGTCAGTGTTCATGTCCGCACTGAGCTGCATGACCCGAAGCAGTGCAAAGGACACCGATGAACTGCTGGCCTGGTGTGGTGTCGATGAACAAGATCTGACAGCGCTCTACCAGACATTCGGTGATGGCTTGTTTGACGTGGCGCGAAAACGCACTGACATTGGCAAGGCTCCAATCAAGGACGCAACTAAACTCCTGGTCGCAAAACTTGCCAAGTCATTTTCTGACTGGAAAGCGTTCATCAGAACCGGTGGCTCGTCGATGGTGGTGGACGGCGTTGTGCAATTGCTCGGCAGCTATACGGAAGACAAATATTCCAAAAAAATGCTTGAGATCGTTGCAGGCGTTCTTACCCCGCCGATCAATGAGAATGTTCCGCTGAACAAAGCCCAGGAACATTTTGAATGCAGATTGAACACCATTCGGGCTGCAATGGAGCGTCCAAAAACAAAAGAGGATGAGGCTGGCAAGCCAGTGGTCTTGATGACTGCGCACGGCTCAAAGGGGCTGGAGTTCGATATGGTGTGGATCGTCGGCGCAGAGGAGGACACCTTTCCTGACAAGGCCAGCTCTGTGCAAGAAGAGCGCAGGCTCTTTTATGTGGCCATGACACGCGCACGCAAGCATCTGTGGATTTCGGCCAGCGGCAAACTTGATGTGTCCCGGTTCGTCTTTGAATCGGGCGTGCCACGTGTGCCTGACGGCACCTTCCAGACCTACGATGGGGACCACTAGCAAGGCACGATCACAAGCGGGCGTTCTCCGCAAAAGCGTTTCACTAGCGGCCTAATTAGGCCGCTAAATCTGGCAGGGATGGGGACAACATCAAGCTGCCTTCCTCAACCAGTTCGCGGGCATTTTGGGCTTTACCACGCATGGCCGTGTTTTTGAATCCGATATAGGCCTTTGTTACGGGATACAGGATGTGCTTGCGCTGCTTGCGATCAATGATACCCAGGCGTTCGGCAGTCAGAAGTCGAGCAACGCATGCATCCCAGGTTTTCATGGCACGCAGCCAAGAAGAGCTGTTCGCGCTGATGATCTTGACCTCGACCCGCAGCATGTTGAGCCATGACGTGTCCACGTCGCTGAACAGCCCCATGCTGGCAACCTTGTAGAGTTCGTCAATCTGGTGATGCAGTTCAGCCAAATCTTCCTGAATCAAGACCCGGTAGTCTCGCTTGAGCCCAAAGACGTACATCTTGGCAGATACGATGTTCCAATCCCGGCGAATTGTCCTGGAAACAGGATGCGTCAGGAAAAGCACTTCTTTTTTCACTACAGCCATGTTGCATGCAATTTCTTCGATTCTGTCGGCATTTTTCATGAACTCAAGCGGCCTCTCATCGCTGCTGAAGTAGCTTTGTTCGGATTTTACTTCAGTAGGTAGTCCTTGGGACGATAGCAGGTATGAACTCATGGCGTGAATTCTTCACTATGTTTGGGCCATATTCCTGGGAAAGCGTGCCAAAAAAGCTGGTTTTTTGCGCTATTCAAATGCCTTGGCTTCAGGCATAGTTGAGCAATCGTTTTTCTATGTTCTGACTTATTCAGAAAGAAAAAATGCAGCGATCACTCCCTGCCTTTACGAATGACTCCCGTATCGAAATACCTTTTAGGTATCTACTGAAGACTTGTCACTTCACGGGTGAGCCTGCCTGTTGTGCGCGTCATGCTCCTTCGCGCTACAGCAAATGGTTCCATAGGGACTGAGACGACTACTCCTGCTCGCAGGATGGCTTGTGCTGGTTCCATTTGGAATCATGGTAGTTTTACCCCCAACCACCCGCCCTGTGCAGGTGGAAGGATTCTGCGCAAGCGTTGCATGCCAAGCCAAACGGCTGTTATGCAACGCTTGGCTTGGCCTCCCGCCAAAAACCTACTTCTTAAAAAGTCGTGTGGCCGCCGAATGCCCAGAACACAAGCCGATGCGTGTCATTGCTCTGTGTTCTCGGTAGTGGTCTTGCACCCAATCAGCTTTGCTGCAGATACTGCCCCGGCAAGTTTCTTTGCGTCGAAAACTAAGTTTTGAAGAATGCCTGCTAGCTGGCTCCTTTTGAACCACGCGCTTTGACCTGTGCAGGGTTGTGGTGCCATGGGCGCTCACAAGGCTCAAAGCTTGTTTGTTTGGCTCCCTCCAAGCAATCGCAGAGTCAGCTGTCACGAACGCGCTGAAAAATTCGACTTCTTTTGAAAATTAAAAGGCGCCTGTTGAGGTACCGTGTATGCACTAGTGGGTCAGTTGGCAACGGCATCGGCATTCTTGTCGCAACTATGGTCTCGGTCACAGGGGGAGTAGCACTTACTTTCCGCAGGGAATGCTGGTTTGATTGCCAACTGACCCACTAGCGCGCCACTGAAGCCAGCACGGCGAAAATTCGGCACGGCAAGACATGTTTTTTCCAATGAACGCAAACCGCTGTCATTGGAAAGCCCGTGGGCTTAACCCTTTTTTAACCTGGCGAAATTTAGCCAACGAAAGGACATTTATGAACGATCAATCTGGAAATCTCTCTCTTCTCATTATTGATGACGATGCGAGAGAAGTGTTCGAGAAAAAGTCCAACTTTCAGTTGGATCTTCTCTCCGGCTCCGTTAAAAAAGCTATGAATGGCGCCAAGTCTTCGGACTTGTGGATGTGCCCGATTGATGACATTGTCATCATGGAGGGCTTCAATGTCCGCTCGGAAACGGCGCAGTATAGGGAAAAGGTCGAGAAATTGGCCAATTCAATCATTGAAAATGGATTTTATAAATCCAAGCCGCTAGCGATATTCGTAGGCGTGGATGCCGAAGGCAAAAACGTCAATTACCTTTACGACGGTCACCGTCGATACGCGGCCGCCAAGCTTGCGATTTCCAGGAACTTCGAACTTCCGAACCTACCCTGCGTAACTTCGCCAGCCGGCACATCGCTGGAAGATCTAACCATTGCCATGGTTACGATGAACGATGGCGATCCAGTTGACCCGTTTGGAGTTGCCATAGTCTGCAACCGAATGATAAAAGGTGGTACGCCGATTGAAGAAATCGCCAGGCGACTGATGCTTTCACCGACTTATGTGAAAGACCTGCTCACTATGATGGCTGCACCCCGGGCCCTTCGCAACCTGGTTAGTGAAGGGCACGTGTCCGCTACGCTGGCCATTTCCACCATCAAGAAGCACGGTACTTCGGCACCGGCGGTCTTGCAGGAGGGAGTTGAAAAAGCCAAAGCGCAGGGTAAAACCCGCGTGACCGGCAAGACGCTCGCTCCAGAAAAAGTCAAAACCATCAAGCCGGAAAAACGCGATCTGCTTCAGGTCGCAACCGACTGGCTAGCACGAAATGCGGACCTCGCAGACAAGGACAAGCGCGTTTTCGAACTCGCCGCCTTGCTGTGTGAAGTTAGCCCCAATGAAGTTGAAGGACGGTATGCGTTCAAGCTGAAAGACGGCGCGCAACCTGACGCTACAAACTCACCGGCAAAGTCTTCTGGTAAAGAACAACTGGCGCTCGCACCGGAAATTCTCACTTGAAAAGATCGAGTTCGACCGATTTTACCCCCCCAATTCGGGGGCTTTTTATTGTGAAACCTGCGCAATAAAAAGCTTCTGAGCTTTCCTTTTTTTATCAATCCATCATGGAGAAAAAGGAAATTTATGACACAAGGAAAATACGCAGGGAACACCGTGCGGGTGGCTCAGATGACAGACTTGCACTACTGTGCAACCAACCTTGAAGAATCGGATCGATGCTTCACTGCGGCGGTCACAGATGCGATCGAGAAACAAGTCGATTGCGCCCTGATTACCGGCGACAGCACCGATCATGCGATGGACGCCCACAGCC
It includes:
- a CDS encoding nucleoside monophosphate kinase, which codes for MLILHPVTFLAGLHGSGKSTLGHHLRRKHGWTHLSMGDAGRLARAGKRPNNMSLRLFVELAMYRTGELMSQRLIDAILFEIGKHRQITPVVIDGFPAKPEHVAMLPPDSLVVHVNCPEEVREARLNHRAAEAKRLWTPGLTSMRDSDLPSVIDAVRKRIDSLRLLELDNGANGIDALCATVQDIIEIVRETAAIRPELPTGQAAQAF
- a CDS encoding ATP-dependent helicase, giving the protein MPDYFSDLNEGQFQAASCETHCLTIAAPGSGKTKMLSAKASYLLSQNKTVTAVTFTRDSALELRDRIVKQAGIDVMSRLLVGTFHSIDLLMAFPGKAKSAMGSKILRHSRSSLSQSWVIVKEGNRRSAVARAFDAAAVPGLELDDATALIEGIKSGQVAPKCYEEELLVKTYTDVLERHGVIDFQDILLKTNEGIKDGRISTLRTDYLLLDEYQDTDLPQLTWTMHHAKTGSIITAVGDDDQSIYGFRRALGFGGMLSFENDLRATRVVLGLNYRSHSEVLEPSAKLIAVNLNRMDKALVSNKGPGGATAWERFASRKLEAIACAQTIKTSLEEKQSVGVLARTNKRLDEIETQCIALEIPYSRSAGGSVLKTREMSVFMSALSCMTRSSAKDTDELLAWCGVDEQDLTALYQTFGDGLFDVARKRTDIGKAPIKDATKLLVAKLAKSFSDWKAFIRTGGSSMVVDGVVQLLGSYTEDKYSKKMLEIVAGVLTPPINENVPLNKAQEHFECRLNTIRAAMERPKTKEDEAGKPVVLMTAHGSKGLEFDMVWIVGAEEDTFPDKASSVQEERRLFYVAMTRARKHLWISASGKLDVSRFVFESGVPRVPDGTFQTYDGDH
- a CDS encoding ParB/RepB/Spo0J family partition protein, whose translation is MNDQSGNLSLLIIDDDAREVFEKKSNFQLDLLSGSVKKAMNGAKSSDLWMCPIDDIVIMEGFNVRSETAQYREKVEKLANSIIENGFYKSKPLAIFVGVDAEGKNVNYLYDGHRRYAAAKLAISRNFELPNLPCVTSPAGTSLEDLTIAMVTMNDGDPVDPFGVAIVCNRMIKGGTPIEEIARRLMLSPTYVKDLLTMMAAPRALRNLVSEGHVSATLAISTIKKHGTSAPAVLQEGVEKAKAQGKTRVTGKTLAPEKVKTIKPEKRDLLQVATDWLARNADLADKDKRVFELAALLCEVSPNEVEGRYAFKLKDGAQPDATNSPAKSSGKEQLALAPEILT